The following coding sequences lie in one Deltaproteobacteria bacterium genomic window:
- a CDS encoding MarR family transcriptional regulator, translating to MEAPKEPLDRRRVGARIALRILRASHIMERDANTIAQQSGLTLQQWFLLSLLEDEGGTASMTRMARFANVTRQNVAAMVSRMVQMQVVTTERDPKDRRSSLVTITESGKKRLNEAAPLRDEWTMEVFAALTDHDLNEIDRLLRLVYRSVAVRAAADPDDTAS from the coding sequence GTGGAAGCTCCCAAGGAGCCGCTCGATCGGCGGCGGGTCGGCGCGCGCATCGCGCTGCGCATCCTGCGCGCGAGCCACATCATGGAGCGCGACGCGAACACCATCGCGCAGCAGTCGGGGCTGACGCTGCAGCAGTGGTTCCTGCTCTCGCTGCTCGAGGACGAGGGCGGCACGGCGTCGATGACGCGGATGGCGCGCTTCGCCAACGTCACGCGGCAGAACGTGGCGGCGATGGTGAGCCGCATGGTGCAGATGCAGGTGGTCACGACCGAGCGCGACCCGAAGGATCGCCGCTCGTCGCTGGTGACCATCACCGAGTCCGGCAAGAAGCGCCTGAACGAGGCCGCCCCGCTCCGCGACGAGTGGACGATGGAGGTCTTCGCCGCGCTGACGGACCACGACCTCAACGAGATCGATCGCTTGCTGCGCCTGGTGTACCGCTCGGTGGCCGTGCGCGCCGCGGCGGATCCAGACGACACGGCGTCTTAA
- a CDS encoding HD domain-containing protein, with protein sequence MSTLELPDTLPVKKARALLEQAAPALIVAHTLRTFHLARAVGHKRALDFDEEGLALAALFHDLGLCEGHRVSGKPFPIASSRLLRAELTGQIPDERIGAMADAVEQHMQFFPRWSMGPVAGLLQIGAWMDVTGRGRGQISEEATRIRAELPPPQAGWPFWKGVLPKALNPLTCVGYVFPQLFK encoded by the coding sequence ATGAGCACGCTCGAGCTGCCCGACACCTTGCCGGTGAAGAAGGCGAGGGCGCTCCTCGAGCAAGCGGCGCCGGCGCTCATCGTCGCGCACACGCTGCGCACGTTTCACCTCGCGCGCGCCGTCGGTCACAAGCGCGCGCTCGACTTCGACGAAGAGGGGCTCGCGCTCGCCGCGCTCTTCCACGACCTCGGGCTCTGCGAAGGTCACCGCGTCTCCGGGAAGCCGTTCCCGATTGCGTCGAGTCGGCTGCTGCGCGCGGAGCTCACGGGACAGATTCCCGACGAGCGCATCGGCGCGATGGCCGACGCCGTCGAGCAGCACATGCAGTTCTTTCCGCGCTGGTCGATGGGGCCGGTCGCGGGGCTCCTGCAGATCGGCGCGTGGATGGATGTCACCGGTCGCGGGCGCGGACAGATTTCCGAAGAGGCCACGCGCATTCGCGCCGAGCTGCCGCCGCCGCAAGCGGGCTGGCCGTTCTGGAAGGGCGTGCTGCCCAAGGCGCTCAACCCGCTCACCTGCGTGGGCTACGTGTTTCCGCAGCTCTTCAAGTGA
- a CDS encoding FAD:protein FMN transferase, with the protein MNARLATLAAVVLAACTHAAPVHAAPDAGAWTPKKIPEVLVGAGPNGCANYLQDARPVMGTWAELQLCASGPRELKADADAAFAELQRVENLLSTWKATSEISAVNREAGKQPVHVSPDTFEVLQKAREFSARSDGLFDITFASLQLWHFDEDLKAQVPTQEQVKQRLALVGWQHVVLDAAKQTAFIDRAGTRIDLGGIGKGFAVDKAVAVLRTRGLHDFVVKAGGDLYCSGKHGERPWKVGVRDPRDDEGGFFAVMPVQDAAFSTSGDYERFFVLGGKRYHHIIDPRTGYPATASRSATVLARDATEAEGLTKPAFILGPEAGAAWVQKLGAEAIIVGADNRLVTTPGLEGKLEILHPPTAGDGP; encoded by the coding sequence GTGAACGCGCGCCTCGCCACGCTCGCAGCGGTCGTCCTCGCGGCCTGCACGCACGCCGCGCCCGTCCACGCTGCGCCCGATGCCGGCGCGTGGACGCCCAAGAAGATCCCCGAGGTCCTCGTTGGGGCCGGGCCAAATGGATGTGCGAATTACCTCCAGGACGCGCGTCCGGTGATGGGAACGTGGGCCGAGCTGCAGCTCTGCGCGTCCGGTCCACGCGAGCTCAAGGCCGACGCCGACGCCGCCTTCGCCGAGCTCCAGCGCGTCGAGAACCTGCTCTCCACGTGGAAGGCCACGAGCGAGATCTCCGCCGTGAATCGCGAGGCCGGCAAGCAGCCGGTGCATGTCTCGCCGGACACCTTCGAGGTGCTGCAGAAGGCGCGCGAGTTCAGCGCGCGCAGCGATGGGCTCTTCGACATCACCTTCGCTTCGCTGCAGCTCTGGCACTTCGACGAGGACTTGAAGGCGCAGGTTCCCACGCAGGAGCAGGTGAAGCAGCGGCTCGCGTTGGTCGGGTGGCAGCACGTGGTGCTCGACGCCGCCAAGCAGACGGCCTTCATCGACCGCGCGGGCACGCGGATCGATCTCGGCGGGATCGGCAAGGGCTTCGCGGTGGACAAGGCCGTCGCCGTGCTGCGCACGCGCGGCTTGCACGACTTCGTGGTGAAGGCCGGAGGCGATTTGTACTGCTCGGGCAAGCACGGCGAGCGGCCGTGGAAGGTGGGCGTTCGCGACCCGCGCGACGACGAGGGCGGCTTCTTCGCGGTGATGCCCGTGCAGGACGCGGCCTTCTCCACCAGCGGCGACTACGAGCGCTTCTTCGTGCTCGGCGGCAAGCGCTACCACCACATCATCGACCCGCGCACCGGCTACCCCGCCACCGCCAGCCGCAGCGCCACCGTGCTCGCGCGCGACGCCACCGAGGCCGAGGGGCTCACCAAGCCCGCGTTCATCCTCGGCCCCGAAGCGGGCGCGGCTTGGGTGCAGAAGCTCGGCGCCGAGGCGATCATCGTCGGCGCGGATAACCGTTTGGTTACAACGCCGGGCCTCGAGGGCAAGCTGGAGATTCTGCATCCGCCGACGGCTGGCGACGGGCCGTGA
- a CDS encoding (2Fe-2S)-binding protein, whose protein sequence is MAQRIPDHPRGPELTIEAFGEPISAHDGDSVAAALLAAGRSVFSRSVKYHRPRGPFCLAGRCSNCLVRVDGVPNRFACTTLVAPGMRVEAQNVLGSASHDALGAIDFLFPRGLDHHEMFAGVPVVEKAVAGVARHLAGLGKLPDKVAAVAPRAQARSVDLAVVGAGPAGLALAKAAAEAGLKVELVDESAQPGGRLECQLPDAHDAWENWADGAADAVAKRGRLTLTTLALAGYRDSQGPFLALRTVPEPESMTVLHARRFAICTGGSETLPQFGNNDLPGIFGARGLMKLVRRHGVLPGERAVVLAEHAEGLAVAEALAALDVEITAVVDPSGTLKHKSLPVIHGHLDSASGRTNVSKVKVAPKSGRAKSFACDMLVVSATPAPSFELARQLGLKADFMDHVGFTLQAKRDGTTPLPHVFLAGEVTGPMDVAGCIAQGEAAAKAIIASVRAEAAP, encoded by the coding sequence ATGGCGCAACGCATCCCCGATCATCCGCGCGGGCCCGAGCTGACCATCGAGGCGTTCGGCGAGCCGATCTCGGCGCACGATGGCGACAGCGTGGCCGCCGCGCTCCTGGCCGCTGGCCGGAGCGTGTTTTCACGCAGCGTGAAGTACCACCGCCCGCGCGGGCCGTTCTGCTTGGCAGGCCGCTGCTCGAACTGCCTGGTGCGCGTGGACGGCGTACCGAATCGCTTCGCGTGCACCACGCTGGTCGCGCCGGGCATGCGCGTGGAGGCCCAGAACGTCCTCGGCTCCGCGAGCCACGACGCCCTCGGCGCGATCGACTTTCTCTTCCCGCGCGGGCTCGATCACCACGAGATGTTCGCGGGCGTTCCCGTCGTGGAGAAGGCCGTGGCCGGCGTGGCGCGGCACCTCGCGGGGCTCGGGAAGCTGCCGGACAAGGTCGCCGCGGTCGCGCCGAGAGCTCAAGCGCGGAGCGTTGATCTCGCGGTCGTCGGCGCGGGCCCCGCGGGGCTCGCCCTCGCAAAGGCGGCTGCGGAGGCAGGCTTGAAGGTCGAGCTCGTCGACGAGAGCGCGCAGCCTGGCGGTCGCCTGGAGTGCCAGCTGCCCGATGCGCACGACGCCTGGGAGAACTGGGCCGATGGCGCCGCGGATGCCGTTGCGAAGCGCGGCCGGCTGACGCTCACCACGCTCGCGCTCGCGGGCTATCGCGATTCACAAGGTCCGTTCCTCGCGCTGCGCACCGTGCCCGAGCCGGAGTCGATGACCGTGCTGCACGCGCGGCGCTTCGCGATCTGCACCGGCGGCAGCGAGACGCTCCCGCAGTTTGGCAACAACGACCTGCCCGGCATCTTCGGCGCACGCGGCCTGATGAAGCTGGTTCGTCGCCACGGCGTGCTGCCAGGTGAGCGCGCGGTCGTCTTGGCCGAGCACGCGGAAGGGCTCGCCGTCGCCGAGGCGCTGGCCGCGCTGGATGTGGAGATCACGGCGGTCGTCGATCCCAGCGGCACGCTGAAGCACAAGTCGCTGCCCGTCATCCACGGTCACCTCGACAGCGCGAGCGGACGCACGAACGTGTCGAAGGTGAAGGTCGCGCCGAAGTCGGGCCGCGCGAAGTCGTTCGCCTGCGACATGCTCGTGGTCAGCGCCACGCCCGCGCCGTCGTTCGAGCTCGCGCGGCAGCTCGGGCTCAAGGCCGACTTCATGGACCACGTGGGCTTCACGCTGCAGGCCAAGCGCGACGGGACGACGCCGCTGCCGCACGTCTTTCTCGCGGGTGAAGTGACCGGGCCGATGGATGTCGCGGGCTGCATTGCGCAGGGCGAGGCCGCTGCGAAGGCCATCATCGCCAGCGTGCGCGCGGAGGCGGCGCCATGA
- a CDS encoding DUF4345 family protein, translating into MRLTLRRMALAGSGLTFFAIAIAALAAPRVVAAQYHVALDGPVNFNEFRAVFSGFWLGLAGTMLLAARRPQERLLGDCCGLMIGFQATARLVSFALDGVPDVKFVGVAVLELVSAALILAGRSAT; encoded by the coding sequence TTGCGACTCACGCTTCGCCGAATGGCGCTCGCGGGCTCCGGGCTCACGTTCTTCGCGATCGCCATCGCCGCGCTCGCCGCTCCGCGTGTGGTGGCCGCGCAGTACCACGTCGCGCTCGACGGGCCCGTGAACTTCAACGAGTTCCGCGCGGTGTTCAGCGGCTTCTGGCTCGGTCTCGCGGGGACGATGCTGCTCGCCGCGCGTCGGCCGCAGGAGCGACTGCTCGGAGACTGCTGCGGCTTGATGATTGGCTTTCAGGCGACGGCGCGGCTGGTGAGCTTCGCGCTCGACGGCGTGCCGGACGTGAAGTTCGTCGGCGTCGCCGTGCTCGAGCTCGTGAGCGCGGCCCTCATCCTCGCGGGTCGGTCGGCGACATGA
- a CDS encoding FTR1 family protein, with protein MLALVAGLAVVSLAAPARAEEVSADVRSQAQQLVTLVDYVAADYPRAVDHGKITTQSEYAEQRGLLADALEIAKLLPSKEVGFDAAPALVKLDAQAAQIADGDVLATGLHALRTELVARYGIATAPTALPQRSHGAALYEQACAACHGLDGKALTDTARELHPTPARFDEAERMDKLSPFRAFNAVTYGVKGTSMPSFDVLSESDRWDLATWIFTLRSGPADAARARVTLIAAGLTVGPPQLATLTDGDILGRLTNAHIPPDDATNALAFLRQTGAYVPPPSGDLDAVRSAFSRASMSYVQGDRAGARNLLLTAYLDGYEPREPALRARDADRVSEVEDAFVQLRGAMEAGDVPDVVRSREARLDALLEAQGQTNTKGAAQVAFWGSLIIVLREGLEAALLVATLLAVLKRSGRQSQARAVHTGWMLALGTGVVTWFVSGHLIAASGANRETVEGVVQLLTAAFLFYASHWLLARAHAQRWLGFLNKQAPGAGSAAAVMGLAFLAVFREMFEVVVFYRGLLIETGGQTLMLWLGATAGAAALAVAVLGFMRVGKKLPLRPFLLTCGLLLIGLSVVMVGHGVRALQEAGWLRLTPLAFSSVSAVGLYNSVEGLVAQAVLLVAVAVSALWSRLSGEGGKPVGPASPAAPAR; from the coding sequence TTGCTCGCCCTCGTGGCCGGGCTGGCCGTCGTGTCCCTCGCGGCGCCTGCGCGCGCGGAAGAGGTGAGCGCCGACGTCCGCAGCCAGGCCCAGCAGCTGGTGACGCTCGTCGACTACGTGGCCGCCGATTATCCGCGCGCGGTCGACCACGGAAAGATCACCACCCAGAGCGAGTACGCGGAGCAGCGCGGGCTGCTCGCCGACGCGCTCGAGATCGCGAAGCTGCTGCCGTCGAAGGAGGTGGGCTTCGACGCCGCGCCGGCTTTGGTGAAGCTCGATGCCCAGGCCGCGCAAATCGCCGATGGCGACGTGCTCGCGACCGGGCTGCACGCGCTGCGCACGGAGTTGGTCGCGCGGTACGGCATCGCCACGGCGCCGACGGCGCTGCCGCAGAGGTCGCATGGCGCGGCGCTCTACGAGCAGGCCTGCGCCGCCTGCCATGGCCTCGACGGCAAGGCGCTCACCGACACCGCCCGCGAGCTTCACCCCACGCCCGCGCGCTTCGACGAAGCCGAGCGCATGGACAAGCTCTCCCCGTTCCGCGCGTTCAACGCGGTGACGTATGGCGTGAAGGGCACGTCGATGCCGAGCTTCGACGTGCTCAGCGAGTCCGACCGCTGGGATCTGGCGACGTGGATCTTCACGCTTCGAAGCGGGCCCGCCGATGCGGCTCGTGCGCGCGTGACGCTGATTGCCGCGGGGCTCACGGTCGGTCCGCCGCAGCTCGCGACGCTCACCGACGGCGACATCCTCGGACGCCTCACCAACGCGCACATCCCCCCGGATGACGCGACCAACGCGCTGGCGTTCCTCCGCCAGACCGGAGCGTACGTTCCGCCGCCCTCGGGCGATCTGGATGCCGTGCGCAGCGCGTTCTCGCGCGCGTCGATGAGCTACGTGCAAGGCGATCGCGCTGGCGCTCGGAATCTGCTGCTCACCGCCTACCTCGACGGCTACGAGCCTCGCGAGCCTGCCCTGCGCGCGCGCGACGCCGATCGCGTGTCGGAGGTCGAAGACGCGTTCGTGCAGCTCCGCGGCGCCATGGAAGCGGGCGATGTGCCGGATGTGGTCCGCTCGCGCGAGGCCCGGCTCGACGCGCTGCTCGAGGCGCAAGGCCAGACGAACACCAAGGGCGCCGCGCAGGTGGCGTTCTGGGGTTCGCTGATCATCGTCCTGCGCGAGGGGCTCGAGGCCGCGCTGCTCGTTGCCACGCTGCTCGCGGTGCTCAAGCGCAGCGGCCGCCAGAGCCAGGCGCGCGCGGTGCACACGGGCTGGATGCTCGCGCTCGGTACGGGCGTCGTGACCTGGTTCGTCTCGGGGCACCTCATCGCCGCGTCGGGCGCGAACCGCGAGACCGTCGAGGGCGTGGTGCAGCTGCTCACCGCGGCCTTCCTCTTCTACGCGAGCCATTGGCTGCTCGCGCGCGCCCACGCGCAGCGCTGGCTGGGCTTCCTCAACAAGCAGGCGCCGGGCGCCGGCAGCGCGGCGGCGGTGATGGGCCTCGCGTTCCTGGCCGTGTTCCGCGAGATGTTCGAGGTGGTCGTCTTCTACCGCGGGCTGCTCATCGAGACCGGCGGCCAGACGCTCATGCTCTGGCTCGGCGCGACCGCGGGCGCTGCGGCACTCGCGGTCGCCGTGCTCGGCTTCATGCGCGTGGGCAAGAAGCTCCCGCTGCGCCCGTTCCTGCTCACCTGCGGCCTCTTGCTCATCGGACTCTCGGTGGTCATGGTCGGCCACGGCGTGCGCGCGCTGCAGGAGGCCGGTTGGCTGAGGCTCACGCCGCTCGCGTTCAGCAGCGTGTCGGCCGTCGGCCTGTACAACAGCGTCGAGGGGCTCGTGGCCCAGGCGGTGCTGCTCGTCGCCGTCGCGGTGAGCGCGCTTTGGTCCAGGCTGAGCGGGGAGGGCGGCAAGCCCGTCGGGCCCGCGAGCCCGGCAGCTCCCGCGCGCTGA
- the pruA gene encoding L-glutamate gamma-semialdehyde dehydrogenase, producing the protein MPLPPAEQGLPAFSGSRHVPPPVNEPVKSYGPGSPEKLELKARLKQMAGEQVDMPVVIGGKEIRTGDTQQVVMPHNHKHVLGTFHKAKKEHVLQAIESAKAAQREWANWPWEDRAAVFLRAAELLTTRWRATINASTMLGQSKTAFQAEIDAACELIDFWRFNTHFAQELYAEQPISNNTMWNMVDYRPLEGFIYAVTPFNFTSIGGNLPTAPALMGNTVIWKPAATAMLSAWYIYKLLEEAGVPPGVINFVPGDAAAVSEVALTHHDLAGVHFTGSTAVFNSMWSTVGQNPARYRGYPRLVGETGGKDFIVAHASADAQALAVAIARGGWEYQGQKCSAASRVFVPQSLWPEVRDRVAAIAAEMKMGDITDFRNFMGAVIDQKAFSRIKGYIDGAQGDRVICGGKCDNERGYFVQPTLIETTNPDNRLLKEEIFGPVVSAYVYPDAKWEETLSLVDGGSPYALTGAVFANDRRAVRQAASALRNTAGNFYVNDKPTGAVVGQQPFGGARASGTNDKAGSKLNLVRWVSARSVKETFSPPRDYKYPFMAEE; encoded by the coding sequence ATGCCCCTCCCGCCTGCCGAGCAAGGTCTCCCTGCGTTCAGCGGTTCGCGTCACGTCCCGCCGCCGGTCAACGAGCCGGTGAAGAGCTACGGCCCCGGCTCGCCCGAGAAGCTCGAGCTCAAGGCGCGCCTCAAGCAGATGGCCGGCGAGCAGGTCGACATGCCTGTCGTCATCGGCGGCAAGGAGATCCGCACCGGCGACACCCAGCAGGTGGTGATGCCGCACAACCACAAGCACGTGCTCGGCACCTTCCACAAGGCCAAGAAGGAGCACGTGCTCCAGGCCATCGAGTCGGCGAAGGCCGCGCAGCGCGAGTGGGCCAACTGGCCCTGGGAAGATCGTGCGGCCGTGTTCCTCCGCGCCGCCGAGCTGCTCACCACGCGTTGGCGCGCGACCATCAACGCGTCCACGATGCTGGGGCAGTCGAAGACCGCGTTCCAGGCGGAGATCGACGCGGCCTGCGAGCTCATCGACTTCTGGCGCTTCAACACCCACTTCGCGCAGGAGCTGTACGCGGAGCAGCCCATCTCCAACAACACCATGTGGAACATGGTGGATTACCGGCCGCTCGAGGGCTTCATCTACGCGGTCACGCCCTTCAACTTCACGTCGATTGGCGGCAACCTGCCCACCGCGCCCGCGCTCATGGGCAACACCGTCATCTGGAAGCCTGCCGCCACGGCGATGCTGTCCGCCTGGTACATCTACAAGCTGCTCGAGGAAGCAGGCGTTCCGCCGGGCGTCATCAACTTCGTCCCGGGCGATGCGGCTGCGGTCAGCGAAGTGGCGCTCACGCACCACGACCTCGCCGGCGTGCACTTCACCGGCTCGACCGCGGTCTTCAACTCGATGTGGTCGACCGTGGGGCAGAACCCGGCGCGCTACCGCGGCTACCCGCGCCTCGTGGGCGAGACCGGCGGCAAGGACTTCATCGTCGCGCACGCCTCGGCCGACGCGCAGGCGCTGGCTGTCGCGATCGCGCGCGGCGGCTGGGAGTACCAGGGCCAGAAATGCTCGGCCGCGAGCCGCGTGTTCGTGCCGCAGTCGCTCTGGCCGGAGGTGCGCGATCGCGTGGCCGCCATCGCCGCCGAGATGAAGATGGGCGACATCACCGACTTCCGGAACTTCATGGGCGCGGTGATCGATCAAAAGGCATTCAGCCGCATCAAGGGCTACATCGACGGCGCCCAGGGTGATCGCGTCATCTGCGGCGGCAAGTGCGACAACGAGCGCGGCTACTTCGTGCAGCCCACGCTCATCGAGACCACCAACCCGGACAACCGGCTCTTGAAGGAAGAGATCTTCGGGCCCGTGGTCAGCGCGTACGTGTACCCGGATGCGAAGTGGGAGGAGACGCTGTCGCTCGTCGACGGCGGCTCGCCCTACGCGCTCACCGGTGCGGTCTTCGCGAACGATCGCCGCGCGGTTCGCCAGGCCGCGAGCGCGCTGCGGAACACCGCGGGCAACTTCTACGTCAACGACAAGCCCACGGGCGCCGTCGTGGGCCAGCAGCCGTTCGGCGGCGCGCGCGCCTCGGGCACCAATGACAAGGCCGGCAGCAAGCTCAACCTGGTGCGCTGGGTGAGCGCGCGCTCGGTGAAGGAGACGTTCTCGCCGCCGCGGGACTACAAGTACCCGTTCATGGCCGAAGAATAA
- a CDS encoding PQQ-dependent sugar dehydrogenase, whose amino-acid sequence MGLYGLSSRPSNTTCVAPARPTLNTSAAVRQTFTNIGFNAPVGLYQMPGDPSYWYVIEQGGRVWRFPNDPNVTQSQVTLVLDIHTEVHYDGQEMGLLGMAFDPNFATNHEVFLFYTHTSSTAPGRSTLSRFTSSDNGVTFDASSESVLLAFDKPYENHNGGNIVFGPDGYLYIGIGDGGSGYDPQHNGQNTQVWFGKMLRIDVHSGSPYGIPPSNPFAGNASAGLPEIYAYGLRNPWRWSFDSATGDLWVGDVGQDRYEEIDTPLQNGGNYGWSVCEGFQLIDDSGPCNVPGTILPVYAYSHASGDGNVIIGGFVYHGSALPDLDGLYIYSDEGSGNIWALTSDATGAYAPTVLDGVGGISSWQEGQDGELYATNVGDGNIYKLVPSGGTTSNFPLTLSATGCVNPNDATQPAAGMIPYDVNAKLWSDGAQKDRYFAIPDGTTIHVNSDGDWDLPIGSVVMKTFYVNGIRTETRLMVHHQDGDWAGYTYRWNSAGTDADLETGADTEDVGGQTWYFPSRSQCMQCHTTAAGRTLGLENGQLNRTLTYASSGITANELDTLDHIGMFDAPLGGSQNIEAYPDPFGTDALESRAKAYLHVNCSICHRPGGPGQGPEDFRYDTSTHDMGACGTAPTQGDLGISGAELIAPGDPAHSIVSARIHALGLNAMPPLAKHQLDTNGISLIDGWITSLTSCP is encoded by the coding sequence GTGGGGCTCTATGGCTTGAGCTCGCGGCCGTCGAACACGACGTGCGTCGCGCCCGCGCGGCCCACGCTCAACACCAGTGCCGCGGTCAGGCAAACCTTCACGAACATCGGCTTCAACGCGCCGGTGGGCCTGTACCAGATGCCCGGCGATCCCTCGTACTGGTACGTCATCGAGCAGGGCGGGCGCGTCTGGCGCTTCCCGAATGACCCGAACGTGACGCAGAGCCAGGTCACGCTGGTGCTCGATATCCACACCGAGGTCCACTACGACGGCCAGGAGATGGGCCTGTTGGGCATGGCCTTCGATCCCAACTTCGCCACCAACCACGAGGTCTTTCTCTTCTACACGCACACCTCGTCGACGGCACCCGGGCGCTCGACACTCTCTCGCTTTACGTCCAGCGACAACGGCGTCACCTTCGACGCCAGCAGCGAGAGCGTGCTCCTCGCCTTCGACAAGCCCTACGAGAACCACAACGGCGGCAACATCGTCTTCGGTCCGGACGGCTACCTGTACATCGGCATCGGCGACGGCGGCTCGGGCTACGACCCGCAGCACAACGGCCAGAACACGCAGGTCTGGTTCGGCAAGATGCTCCGAATCGACGTGCACTCGGGCTCGCCGTACGGCATCCCGCCGTCGAACCCGTTCGCGGGCAACGCGAGCGCGGGGCTTCCTGAGATCTACGCGTACGGCCTGCGCAACCCGTGGCGCTGGAGCTTCGACTCCGCGACCGGCGACCTCTGGGTCGGCGACGTGGGCCAGGACCGCTACGAGGAGATCGACACGCCGCTGCAGAACGGCGGCAACTACGGCTGGAGCGTTTGCGAAGGCTTCCAGCTCATCGACGACTCCGGCCCGTGCAATGTGCCCGGCACCATCTTGCCGGTCTACGCGTACTCGCACGCCTCGGGCGACGGCAACGTGATCATCGGCGGCTTCGTGTACCACGGCAGCGCGCTGCCGGACCTCGACGGCCTCTACATCTACTCGGACGAAGGCTCGGGCAACATCTGGGCGCTCACCAGCGACGCCACCGGCGCGTACGCGCCCACGGTGCTCGACGGCGTGGGCGGCATCTCCTCGTGGCAGGAGGGCCAGGACGGCGAGCTCTACGCGACGAACGTGGGCGACGGGAACATCTACAAGCTGGTGCCCTCGGGCGGCACGACGTCGAACTTCCCGCTGACGCTCTCCGCGACCGGCTGCGTGAACCCGAACGACGCGACCCAGCCCGCGGCCGGCATGATTCCCTACGACGTGAACGCCAAGCTCTGGAGCGACGGCGCGCAGAAGGACCGCTACTTCGCCATCCCCGACGGCACGACCATCCACGTGAACAGCGACGGTGACTGGGACCTGCCCATTGGCTCGGTGGTGATGAAGACCTTCTACGTGAACGGCATCCGCACCGAGACGCGCCTGATGGTGCACCACCAGGACGGCGACTGGGCCGGCTACACGTATCGCTGGAACTCCGCGGGCACCGACGCGGACCTCGAGACGGGCGCGGACACCGAGGATGTGGGCGGCCAGACCTGGTACTTCCCGAGCCGCTCGCAGTGCATGCAGTGCCACACCACCGCCGCGGGCCGCACGCTGGGGCTCGAGAACGGCCAGCTCAACCGCACGCTGACCTACGCGTCGTCGGGCATCACGGCCAACGAGCTCGACACGCTCGATCACATCGGCATGTTCGACGCGCCGCTCGGTGGCTCGCAGAACATCGAGGCCTACCCGGATCCGTTCGGAACCGACGCGCTCGAATCGCGAGCGAAGGCGTACCTGCACGTGAACTGCTCCATCTGCCACCGGCCCGGCGGCCCGGGCCAGGGCCCGGAGGACTTCCGCTACGACACGAGCACGCACGACATGGGCGCTTGCGGCACCGCTCCCACGCAAGGTGACCTGGGCATCTCGGGCGCCGAGCTCATTGCACCTGGCGATCCCGCGCACTCGATCGTCTCTGCGCGCATCCACGCGCTGGGCCTGAACGCCATGCCGCCGCTGGCCAAGCACCAGCTCGACACCAACGGCATCTCGCTCATCGACGGCTGGATCACCTCGCTGACGAGCTGTCCGTAG